The Xylanibacillus composti DNA window TAGCCGATCTTCTCTGGATCGCAGAAACCGGGAACAACCGGAAGAAGCTGTCTGACTGGTGGGATCAGCACGTCAACGCGGACATTGCCGAGCTGTGGGACGTTGATGCAGCCAAGCTCTCCCGCGCCTTCCGGCAAGCGTTCGGCGGTTGAGGCGTTTGCGCGGGTTCCGCCAAGCTTGCCACCCTGCCTCCCGCCATGGCAATATGAAGTGGACAACATGTATTCTGATTGCATGGATAAGGGAGGATTGCGGTTCATGTATCTGGTAACAGCCGAGCAAATGAGGCAAATCGACCGTTATACGATAGACACCATCGGCATCCCCGCAGCGGTATTGATGGAAAATGCCGGCCGGGCAACCGCAGAGGAGGTGCTGCGCATCTGCAACACTCTTGCGGACTCCGAACAGCGGAAGCCTTGGCTGGTGCTTGTCGGCAAAGGACATAACGGCGCCGATGGCCTTGTCGCTGCCCGGCATCTTCATGAGCATGGGGCAGCCGTCAGCCTGCTCTACGCCTTCCCGCCGGACACACTGCACGGTGAGCCGGCCCGCCAGAGGGATATCATTCGGCATTGGCCGATTCCCGCCGGGGTGTACGAGCCTGGCGCCATGGACTGGAGCCGGTTCGCCGGTGTGGTCGACGCGCTCCTGGGCACAGGTTTCAAAGGGGCGCCGCGCGAGCCGCTTGCCAGCCTGATTCGCGAGGCGAATGCAAGCGGGCTGCCAATCGTGGCGCTGGATCTGCCGAGCGGATTGGATGCGGATACCGGGCTGGCCGCGGAGCCGTGCATCCGGGCATCCTCAACTGTGGCTCTCGCATTTCTGAAGCGCGGTCAGGTGCAGCAGCCAGGCGCGGCTCTCTGCGGCCAGATTACGGTACAGCCGATTGGCATACCGCTGCATCTAGCCGAGCGGTTTCAAGTCAGTGCCCGGCTTGCGACGAAAACCGAAATCACTCGTGAATGGGGTGATCCGCATGCGCCGAGACAGGCAGATGCGCACAAGGGTACATACGGGCATGCGGTGATGGCAGCCGGTTCGCTTGCTTACAGCGGCGCAGGGCTGCTGGCAACCCGTGCTGCGCTGCGCATAGGAACCGGTCTTGTCACATGGGCGCACCCGGGGAAGCTGACAGAGCGCTTGTTCGGCCTTGCGGCGGAAGCGATTTTGCAAGGGCTTCCCGATCAAGGGAGCGGCGAATGGCGCAGTGTAGCGCCCGAAGCGCTGGCAGCCTTGACGGTCGGCAAGCAAGCGCTCGTGCTCGGCCCGGGACTAGGCCGCTTCGAGGGAGACAAGGCGTGGCTGAAGCAGGTATGGGAACATACCGATGTCCCGCTGCTGCTAGATGCGGATGCCCTGAACATGCTGGCAGCGGCAGAGGACTTCACGGGCTGGAAGAAGCGTTCCCAGCCGGCCATTCTGACACCGCACCCTGGAGAGATGGCCCGCCTCAGCCGCATGACCGCACGCGAAGTTCAACAGAATCGAATCGCAGCTGCTTCCGGCTTCGCCCAAGAGCATGGCGTCATACTGGTCCTGAAGGGTGCCAATACGGTAACGGCCTCCCCTACCGGCCGCATATGGGTCAATT harbors:
- a CDS encoding NAD(P)H-hydrate dehydratase, which produces MYLVTAEQMRQIDRYTIDTIGIPAAVLMENAGRATAEEVLRICNTLADSEQRKPWLVLVGKGHNGADGLVAARHLHEHGAAVSLLYAFPPDTLHGEPARQRDIIRHWPIPAGVYEPGAMDWSRFAGVVDALLGTGFKGAPREPLASLIREANASGLPIVALDLPSGLDADTGLAAEPCIRASSTVALAFLKRGQVQQPGAALCGQITVQPIGIPLHLAERFQVSARLATKTEITREWGDPHAPRQADAHKGTYGHAVMAAGSLAYSGAGLLATRAALRIGTGLVTWAHPGKLTERLFGLAAEAILQGLPDQGSGEWRSVAPEALAALTVGKQALVLGPGLGRFEGDKAWLKQVWEHTDVPLLLDADALNMLAAAEDFTGWKKRSQPAILTPHPGEMARLSRMTAREVQQNRIAAASGFAQEHGVILVLKGANTVTASPTGRIWVNSTGNPGMAAGGSGDVLAGVIGGLLAQGYEPEAAAVIGVWQHGAAGDKVRDARQSERSLLAGDIVEAL